A region of Streptomyces sp. NBC_01788 DNA encodes the following proteins:
- the moeZ gene encoding adenylyltransferase/sulfurtransferase MoeZ: protein MSLPPLVEPAPELTVDEVRRYSRHLIIPDVGMDGQKRLKNAKVLFVGAGGLGSPGLMYMAAAGVGTLGIAEFDEVDESNLQRQVIHSQSDIGRPKAESARDTIKGINPYVNVVLHQERLEADNVKEIFSQYDLIVDGTDNFATRYLVNDACVLLNKPYVWGSIYRFDGQASVFWSEHGPCYRCLYPEPPPPGMVPSCAEGGVLGVLCASIGSIQANEAIKLLAGIGEPLVGRLMIYDALEMQYRQVKVRKDPDCAVCGTNPTVTELIDYEAFCGVVSEEAQAAAADSTITPKQLKEWIDDGENIELIDVREPNEFEIVSIPGARLVPKNEFLMGSALESLPHDKKIVLNCKTGVRSAEVLAVLKSAGFADAVHVGGGVIGWVNQIEPHKPVY from the coding sequence GTGTCGCTGCCACCCCTGGTCGAGCCGGCTCCCGAGCTCACCGTAGACGAGGTTCGCAGGTACTCCCGCCACCTGATCATTCCCGACGTGGGGATGGACGGGCAGAAGCGGCTGAAGAATGCCAAGGTGCTCTTTGTGGGCGCCGGCGGGCTGGGTTCGCCGGGTCTGATGTACATGGCCGCGGCGGGCGTCGGCACGCTCGGCATCGCGGAGTTCGACGAGGTGGACGAGTCGAACCTGCAGCGCCAGGTCATCCACAGCCAGTCCGACATCGGCCGCCCCAAGGCCGAGTCCGCGCGGGACACCATCAAGGGCATCAACCCGTACGTGAACGTCGTCCTTCACCAGGAGCGGCTCGAGGCCGACAACGTGAAGGAGATCTTCAGCCAGTACGACCTGATCGTCGACGGCACGGACAACTTCGCGACCCGGTACCTCGTCAACGACGCCTGTGTGCTGCTCAACAAGCCGTACGTGTGGGGTTCGATCTACCGCTTCGACGGCCAGGCCTCCGTCTTCTGGTCCGAGCACGGCCCCTGCTACCGCTGCCTCTACCCGGAGCCGCCGCCCCCCGGCATGGTCCCCTCCTGCGCCGAGGGCGGCGTCCTGGGCGTGCTGTGCGCGTCCATCGGCTCCATCCAGGCCAACGAGGCCATCAAGCTGCTGGCGGGCATCGGCGAGCCGCTGGTCGGCCGCCTGATGATCTACGACGCCCTGGAGATGCAGTACCGCCAGGTCAAGGTCCGCAAGGACCCCGACTGCGCGGTCTGCGGCACGAACCCGACCGTCACCGAACTCATCGACTACGAGGCCTTCTGCGGCGTCGTCTCCGAGGAGGCCCAGGCGGCGGCCGCCGACTCGACGATCACTCCCAAGCAGCTCAAGGAGTGGATCGACGACGGTGAGAACATCGAGCTCATCGACGTCCGCGAGCCGAACGAGTTCGAGATCGTCTCCATCCCGGGCGCCCGACTGGTCCCGAAGAACGAGTTCCTCATGGGCTCCGCCCTGGAGAGCCTCCCGCACGACAAGAAGATCGTCCTGAACTGCAAGACGGGTGTCCGCAGTGCGGAAGTCCTCGCCGTGCTGAAGTCCGCGGGCTTCGCGGACGCCGTGCACGTCGGCGGCGGCGTGATCGGCTGGGTCAACCAGATCGAACCGCACAAGCCGGTCTACTGA
- a CDS encoding alpha/beta hydrolase produces the protein MHKRHGLRAAALTTTTVLLSALTAGCGGLSVGGGPTDPALDWKNCPAPSAAEGDGASPSAAPGGGKWQCATVKAPLDWSKPQGGTIDIALIRAKATGPGKRIGSLLFNFGGPGGSGVTTLPALAQDYTKLRTRYDLVSFDPRGVGRSTGVKCKTDAQLDQYFQQDAVPQTAAQRATFVNNTKQFNATCEKNSGRILPHVRTTDAARDMDLIRQALGDSRLHYFGISYGTELGGVYAHLFPKHVGRAVFDAVVDPTQTPEQTSLGQARGFQLALDNFAKDCASKGTKCQIGSDAQDVENRVAALLKKLDTNPIPGIFPRRLTRTAATNGIAQALYSKELWAPLIEGLQRAYAGNGEILMLLSDAMNGRSINGKYSNLAAANAAINCADQKQRYTPSFVEQKLPEFRAASPVFGDFLAWGMLSCTQWAVPGAAAHADVSAPGSAPILVVGNTGDPATPYGGARRMVDALGKGVGVELTWHGQGHGAYDSKDPCVQSAVNGYLLDGKVPPTGKVCA, from the coding sequence ATGCACAAGCGCCACGGGCTGCGCGCCGCCGCCCTGACCACGACCACCGTCCTGTTGAGCGCCCTGACGGCGGGCTGCGGCGGGCTCTCCGTCGGCGGGGGGCCGACGGACCCGGCGCTGGACTGGAAGAACTGCCCGGCGCCGTCCGCGGCGGAGGGCGACGGGGCGTCGCCCTCGGCGGCGCCCGGCGGCGGCAAGTGGCAGTGCGCCACCGTGAAGGCGCCGCTGGACTGGAGCAAGCCGCAGGGCGGCACGATCGACATCGCGCTGATCCGGGCGAAGGCGACCGGGCCCGGCAAGCGCATCGGCTCGCTGCTCTTCAACTTCGGCGGCCCGGGCGGCTCCGGCGTCACCACGCTGCCCGCGCTCGCCCAGGACTACACCAAACTGCGCACCCGCTACGACCTGGTGAGCTTCGACCCGCGCGGGGTGGGGCGCAGCACCGGCGTGAAATGCAAGACCGACGCGCAGCTCGACCAGTACTTCCAGCAGGACGCGGTTCCGCAGACCGCCGCCCAACGTGCCACGTTCGTGAACAACACCAAGCAGTTCAACGCCACCTGCGAGAAGAACTCCGGGAGGATCCTGCCGCATGTGCGCACCACCGACGCCGCCCGCGACATGGACCTGATCCGCCAGGCGCTCGGCGACTCCAGGCTCCACTACTTCGGGATCTCCTACGGCACCGAACTCGGCGGCGTGTACGCCCATCTGTTCCCCAAGCACGTGGGCCGCGCCGTCTTCGACGCGGTCGTCGACCCCACCCAGACCCCCGAGCAGACCTCGCTCGGCCAGGCCAGGGGTTTCCAGCTCGCCCTCGACAACTTCGCGAAGGACTGCGCCTCGAAGGGCACCAAGTGCCAGATCGGCAGCGACGCCCAGGACGTCGAGAACCGTGTCGCCGCACTGCTCAAGAAGCTCGACACCAATCCGATCCCCGGCATCTTCCCGCGCCGGCTGACCCGGACCGCCGCGACCAACGGCATCGCCCAGGCCCTGTACTCCAAGGAGTTGTGGGCCCCGCTCATCGAAGGGCTGCAGCGGGCCTACGCGGGCAACGGCGAGATCCTGATGCTGCTGTCCGACGCGATGAACGGCCGCAGCATCAACGGCAAGTACAGCAACCTCGCCGCCGCGAACGCCGCCATCAACTGCGCCGACCAGAAGCAGCGGTACACGCCGTCCTTCGTGGAACAGAAGCTGCCCGAGTTCCGGGCCGCCTCCCCGGTGTTCGGGGACTTCCTCGCCTGGGGCATGCTCAGCTGCACCCAGTGGGCGGTGCCGGGCGCGGCCGCGCACGCCGACGTGAGCGCGCCCGGTTCGGCGCCGATCCTCGTGGTGGGCAACACCGGCGATCCGGCGACTCCGTACGGGGGCGCCAGGAGGATGGTGGACGCGCTGGGCAAGGGTGTCGGCGTCGAACTCACCTGGCACGGCCAGGGGCACGGCGCGTACGACAGCAAGGACCCGTGCGTGCAGAGCGCGGTGAACGGCTATCTGCTCGACGGAAAGGTGCCACCAACCGGAAAGGTCTGTGCCTAG
- a CDS encoding alpha/beta hydrolase, producing the protein MARPTRWAAAVAAALLLAGCGGGPAGHGPDGGEDRSAPAPAPPSGTTSVRLPSSLTSQRLDWGRCKATADSPAPGDEWRCATLKAPLDWSRPDGETIGLALVRAEATVKRTGSLLFNFGGPGGSGVAALPSYASEVTVLRQRYDLVSWDPRGVGGSSGVRCRSDRRIEAAEAIDVTPDTAAEERAYFQDAADFGQGCLKAAGKLFAHVSTTDTARDMDLIRHVLGDATMHYFGMSYGTELGGVYAHLFPQRVGRLVLDAVVDPTADSVGHALNQTRGFQRALDAYLKSTGQDPERGSRKIADLVRRLDAKPLPTSSGRKLTQMLAVTGIALPLYSKSGWPALTNALAAADRGDGSGLLSLADAYNERDDAGHYGTTTHAQRVISCLDAKQRPTAEQVRKVLPEFEKVSPVFGAFMAWDTAGWCHDWPVPGQYDTPQVSAPGAAPILLIGNTGDPATPYEGARRMADALGKGVGVELTWKGEGHGAYGNGSDCVDSTVNAYLLYGTVPKDGKVCS; encoded by the coding sequence ATGGCGCGTCCGACGCGATGGGCGGCCGCGGTCGCCGCGGCGCTGCTGCTGGCGGGGTGCGGCGGCGGGCCGGCCGGGCACGGTCCGGACGGCGGAGAGGACCGGTCCGCTCCGGCGCCGGCCCCGCCGTCCGGCACGACGTCCGTGCGACTTCCTTCCTCGCTCACCTCGCAGCGGCTCGACTGGGGCCGCTGCAAGGCGACGGCCGACTCCCCCGCGCCGGGGGACGAGTGGCGGTGCGCGACGCTCAAGGCGCCGCTGGACTGGTCCCGGCCGGACGGCGAGACCATCGGCCTCGCCCTCGTCCGCGCCGAGGCCACCGTGAAGCGCACCGGGTCCCTGCTGTTCAACTTCGGCGGCCCCGGCGGCTCGGGTGTGGCCGCGCTGCCGTCGTACGCCTCCGAGGTCACCGTCCTGCGGCAGCGTTACGACCTGGTGAGCTGGGATCCACGCGGGGTCGGGGGCAGTTCCGGCGTGCGCTGCCGCAGCGACCGGCGGATCGAGGCCGCCGAGGCGATCGACGTGACACCGGACACCGCGGCCGAGGAGCGGGCCTACTTCCAGGACGCCGCCGACTTCGGACAGGGCTGTCTGAAGGCGGCCGGGAAGCTGTTCGCGCACGTCTCGACGACCGACACCGCCCGCGACATGGACCTGATCCGCCACGTCCTCGGCGACGCCACGATGCACTACTTCGGCATGTCCTACGGCACCGAACTCGGCGGCGTGTACGCGCACCTGTTCCCGCAGCGCGTCGGCCGGCTGGTCCTGGACGCGGTGGTGGACCCGACCGCGGACTCCGTGGGTCACGCACTCAACCAGACCAGGGGCTTCCAACGGGCGCTGGACGCCTACCTGAAGTCGACCGGGCAGGACCCCGAGCGCGGCTCGCGGAAGATCGCGGACCTGGTGCGGCGACTGGACGCCAAGCCTCTGCCCACGTCCTCCGGACGGAAGCTGACGCAGATGCTGGCGGTCACCGGCATCGCGCTGCCGCTCTACAGCAAGAGCGGCTGGCCGGCCCTGACCAACGCCCTCGCCGCGGCAGACCGGGGCGACGGCTCGGGACTGCTGTCCCTCGCCGACGCCTACAACGAGCGTGACGACGCGGGTCACTACGGCACGACGACGCACGCCCAACGGGTCATATCGTGCCTGGACGCCAAGCAGCGGCCCACTGCGGAGCAGGTGCGGAAGGTGCTGCCCGAATTCGAGAAGGTCTCACCGGTGTTCGGCGCCTTCATGGCCTGGGACACGGCCGGCTGGTGCCACGACTGGCCGGTGCCCGGCCAGTACGACACCCCTCAAGTCAGCGCACCGGGCGCGGCCCCGATCCTGCTGATCGGCAACACCGGCGACCCGGCGACACCCTACGAGGGCGCACGGAGAATGGCGGACGCACTCGGCAAGGGCGTCGGAGTGGAACTCACCTGGAAGGGCGAGGGCCACGGGGCGTACGGCAACGGAAGCGACTGCGTGGACTCGACGGTGAACGCGTATCTGCTGTACGGCACCGTGCCGAAGGACGGCAAGGTCTGTTCATGA
- a CDS encoding DUF397 domain-containing protein, with product MQAEKAELYALDLSRTRWVKSSKSPYTSTCVEVADLGGGAVAVRDSNHRDLPPLRFTAEEWAAFRDGVREGEFG from the coding sequence ATGCAAGCGGAAAAGGCTGAACTGTACGCACTCGATCTGAGCCGAACACGCTGGGTCAAGAGCAGCAAGAGCCCCTACACGTCCACCTGCGTGGAGGTAGCGGACCTTGGTGGCGGAGCTGTTGCCGTCCGTGACTCGAACCATCGAGACCTGCCGCCTCTACGGTTCACCGCAGAAGAATGGGCAGCCTTCCGAGACGGTGTGCGCGAGGGCGAGTTCGGTTAA